Within Pseudomonas sp. LBUM920, the genomic segment CCATGGCGAGTGCTGCGGTGTGCGCAAAATCGAACCGCTGCGGCGCAAACTGTCCGGCGTGAGCGCCTGGGCCACCGGCCAACGCCGTGACCAGAGCCCCGGCACCCGCAGCCAGGTGGCGGCGCTGGAAATTGACACGGCGTTCTCTACACCCGAGCGCACCCTGTACAAATTCAACCCGCTGGCGCAAATGACCAGCGAGGAAGTCTGGGGTTACATCCGCATGCTTGAGCTGCCGTACAACAGCCTGCATGAGCGCGGGTTTATCAGCATCGGCTGCGAGCCGTGCACCCGGCCAGTATTGCCGAACCAGCATGAGCGTGAAGGCCGCTGGTGGTGGGAAGAAGCCACGCAGAAGGAATGCGGGCTGCACGCCGGGAATATCATCAGCAAGGCCTGAGGTCTGTCGCAGAAAAAAATGTGGGAGTGGGCTTGCTCGCGATGAGGGTGTGTCAGTCAATGAATTGTTGGCTGATAGATCGCTATCGCGGGCAAGCCCGCTCCCACATTTGCTTTATGAGGGACAAAATTTTGTACACACCTATGTA encodes:
- a CDS encoding phosphoadenylyl-sulfate reductase is translated as MNQAFDVVELATTYANKSAQDILKLAFSQFGDDLWISFSGAEDVVLLDMAWKLNKNVKVFSLDTGRLHPETYRFIEQVRDFYKIDIELISPDQSKLEPFVKEKGLFSFYKDGHGECCGVRKIEPLRRKLSGVSAWATGQRRDQSPGTRSQVAALEIDTAFSTPERTLYKFNPLAQMTSEEVWGYIRMLELPYNSLHERGFISIGCEPCTRPVLPNQHEREGRWWWEEATQKECGLHAGNIISKA